The following proteins are co-located in the Dromiciops gliroides isolate mDroGli1 chromosome 2, mDroGli1.pri, whole genome shotgun sequence genome:
- the LOC122743040 gene encoding olfactory receptor 2AG1-like, translating into MELWNITLINSFFLVGILQDSRSPELVCAAIIFLYLVAMASNGLLLLLIAMDNRLHVPMYFLLSQLSLMDLLFTSVVAPKTLLDYLCGQNTISFIGCGLQMFLALTLGGAEDILLAFMAYDRYVAIHYPLNYMILMKPTVCWSMVAISWLLASLSALVYTIYTMHFPFCRNQEIHHLLCEILPLLKLACADTSQYELMVYTMGVTFLLIPFSAILASYTLILTAVFHMPSAQGRQKALLTCSSHLTVVGLYYGAAMFMYVLPSAYHSPWQDNILSVFYTIVTPALNPLIYSLRNKDVLGALKKVIGKDPSETKW; encoded by the coding sequence ATGGAACTCTGGAACATCACCTTGATAAACAGTTTCTTCCTCGTTGGAATTCTCCAGGACAGCAGGTCCCCTGAGCTTGTCTGTGCTGCCATCATATTCCTGTACCTGGTGGCCATGGCTAGTAATGGGCTTCTGCTCCTATTGATTGCTATGGACAATAGACTCCATGTGCCCATGTACTTCTTGCTCAGCCAGCTGTCACTTATGGACCTACTATTCACATCAGTAGTTGCCCCCAAGACATTGCTAGATTACCTGTGTGGACAAAACACAATCTCTTTTATAGGCTGTGGGCTTCAGATGTTTCTGGCGCTGACACTTGGGGGTGCAGAAGATATTCTGTTGGCTTTCATGGCATATGACCGTTATGTGGCCATTCATTACCCTTTAAACTATATGATCTTAATGAAACCAACAGTTTGTTGGTCCATGGTGGCTATATCGTGGCTCTTGGCATCTCTGAGTGCCCTCGTATATACTATCTATACCATGCACTTCCCTTTCTGTAGAAACCAAGAGATTCACCACCTTCTCTGTGAAATCCTTCCATTGCTAAAACTCGCATGTGCTGACACATCACAGTATGAACTCATGGTATACACAATGGGTGTGACCTTCCTTCTGATCCCCTTTTCTGCTATCCTTGCCTCCTATACCTTAATCCTGACTGCTGTGTTCCACATGCCCTCAGCACAGGGGAGACAGAAAGCTCTCCTTACGTGCTCATCCCACCTGACAGTGGTTGGACTATACTATGGAGCTGCCATGTTCATGTATGTCCTGCCCAGTGCCTACCACAGTCCTTGGCAAGACAATATCCTCTCTGTGTTCTACACCATCGTTACTCCAGCCTTGAATCCCCTAATCTACAGCCTAAGGAACAAGGATGTGCTGGGGGCCCTAAAGAAAGTTATAGGGAAAGACCCCTCAGAGACAAAATGGTAG